In Blautia wexlerae DSM 19850, a single window of DNA contains:
- a CDS encoding fibronectin type III domain-containing protein, which yields MKAKSFKKFFASIALSAVLTFSTAATAFAATAQLMPVEQSAELSQEQTDTPSVDDSDAQATGASYLTSQAGIAQIAASESSVTVQWTPVTNAAKYAISISPFSSGSYKLLGYFDNSRNKARINKLKAGSAYKVRITALTSSGTSISSRIAGCTTLYSRVTVKTSYASAGGYTFNMNTVNPANSISGYKVIYQSSATHKLITKYYSRPSFTLPLNKNTFYQVRIYPYLLLNNKRYVTTTPTTRYISMGIVLQKAGNTNSTMKVKWNKVAGANNYAVYIKYPGTGSYKKVRTTTSTSFTLTNMTKNVKYGIKVIANKRAGGKTWKSAANAYTMSLSGR from the coding sequence ATGAAAGCAAAAAGTTTTAAAAAGTTCTTTGCAAGCATCGCTCTCAGCGCAGTTCTTACATTCTCAACCGCAGCTACAGCTTTTGCAGCAACTGCACAGCTTATGCCGGTCGAACAGTCTGCTGAATTATCTCAGGAACAAACGGATACCCCTTCTGTTGATGATTCCGACGCGCAGGCTACAGGTGCTTCTTATCTTACCTCTCAGGCTGGAATCGCACAGATTGCCGCTTCTGAAAGTTCTGTGACTGTCCAGTGGACTCCGGTTACAAACGCTGCAAAATACGCAATCAGTATCAGTCCTTTCAGTTCTGGTTCCTACAAACTGCTTGGTTACTTTGACAATAGCCGCAACAAAGCAAGGATCAACAAATTAAAAGCAGGCTCAGCCTACAAAGTAAGGATTACAGCTTTAACTTCATCCGGAACATCGATTTCATCACGCATCGCCGGATGCACAACCCTTTACTCCCGCGTAACTGTCAAAACCTCTTACGCATCCGCAGGTGGTTATACCTTTAATATGAATACTGTAAATCCGGCAAACTCTATCTCAGGTTACAAAGTTATATATCAGAGTTCTGCCACTCACAAACTTATCACCAAATACTATAGCAGACCGTCCTTTACCCTGCCGTTAAACAAAAACACCTTTTATCAGGTAAGAATTTATCCTTACCTTCTTCTGAATAACAAACGTTACGTAACCACAACACCGACCACCAGATATATTTCCATGGGAATCGTTCTTCAGAAAGCCGGAAACACCAACAGTACCATGAAAGTAAAATGGAATAAAGTTGCAGGTGCAAATAACTACGCTGTTTACATAAAATACCCTGGAACCGGCTCCTACAAAAAAGTAAGAACAACAACATCTACTTCCTTTACCCTTACCAATATGACAAAAAACGTCAAGTACGGAATTAAAGTTATTGCAAACAAAAGAGCCGGAGGTAAAACCTGGAAATCAGCTGCAAACGCATATACCATGTCTCTCTCCGGACGTTAA
- a CDS encoding type II toxin-antitoxin system HicB family antitoxin, which translates to MKFIYPAVFRKNEEGRYKAFFPDLACCEAEGDTLDDAIDNANEAAYNWIYAEVMEDEMDLPAISDESDLDLLEGDIVRNIQVNIRMYDGWDE; encoded by the coding sequence ATGAAATTTATATATCCTGCGGTTTTCCGCAAAAATGAAGAAGGCAGATATAAAGCATTTTTTCCGGATCTTGCCTGTTGTGAAGCTGAAGGCGACACTCTCGACGATGCGATCGATAATGCAAACGAGGCTGCTTATAACTGGATTTATGCAGAAGTAATGGAAGATGAAATGGATCTCCCTGCAATTTCCGATGAATCCGATCTGGATCTGCTGGAGGGAGATATTGTAAGAAATATTCAGGTCAATATCCGTATGTATGACGGATGGGATGAGTAA
- a CDS encoding DNA-3-methyladenine glycosylase family protein, whose translation MLTIEMDNFDLGQICRSGQCFRMDQIGDDRYRVIAGDKYLELTQERGIVNFFCPEEDFIFFWIRYFDLDCDYSEYINMINPRDKYLTAAGEMGSGIRILQQDLWEMIISFLISQQNNITRIKKCIENISREFGVRKTSSTGAEYYAFPTAEALALATEEQLRECNLGYRAKYVLDTARKVCFGDISLDSLHDMTYKAARKELLGLYGVGEKVADCICLFGLHQLDAFPVDTHIRQALDAHYKRGFPNRRYKGCRGVMQQYIFYYELMK comes from the coding sequence ATGCTGACAATAGAAATGGATAATTTTGACCTGGGGCAGATCTGCAGATCCGGGCAGTGCTTTCGGATGGATCAGATCGGTGATGACCGTTACCGGGTGATTGCGGGAGATAAATATCTGGAACTGACTCAGGAGAGAGGAATTGTCAATTTCTTTTGTCCGGAAGAAGATTTCATTTTCTTCTGGATCCGGTATTTTGATCTGGATTGTGATTACAGTGAATATATAAACATGATCAATCCAAGGGATAAATATCTGACAGCAGCAGGAGAGATGGGAAGCGGAATCCGCATTCTGCAGCAGGATCTGTGGGAGATGATTATTTCATTCCTGATCTCTCAACAGAATAATATTACAAGAATAAAGAAGTGTATTGAAAATATCAGCCGGGAATTTGGAGTAAGAAAAACAAGCAGCACAGGTGCAGAATATTATGCGTTTCCGACTGCAGAGGCACTGGCTTTGGCAACGGAAGAACAGCTTCGGGAGTGCAATCTGGGATACAGAGCAAAATATGTTCTGGATACAGCCAGAAAAGTCTGTTTCGGAGATATTTCACTTGACAGTCTGCATGATATGACTTATAAAGCTGCACGAAAAGAACTTCTGGGACTGTACGGAGTTGGTGAGAAAGTAGCTGACTGTATCTGTCTTTTCGGATTGCATCAGCTGGATGCATTTCCTGTAGATACTCACATCCGCCAGGCATTGGATGCCCATTATAAACGGGGATTTCCAAACAGACGTTATAAGGGCTGCCGGGGCGTGATGCAGCAGTATATATTTTATTATGAACTGATGAAGTAA
- a CDS encoding endonuclease III domain-containing protein has translation MTKQELALEVIERLKKEYPDADCTLDYDNAWKLLVSVRLAAQCTDARVNVVVQDLYAKFPTVEALANADVADIEAIVRPCGLGKSKARDISACMKILHEQYHDNVPGDFDALLKLPGVGRKSANLIMGDVFGKPAIVTDTHCIRLSNRIGLVDNMKEPKKVEMALWKIIPPEEGNDLCHRLVNHGRDVCTARTKPYCDRCCLNDICEKNGVDSQE, from the coding sequence ATGACAAAACAGGAACTGGCTCTCGAGGTCATTGAACGGTTAAAAAAGGAATATCCTGATGCAGACTGCACTCTGGATTATGATAATGCATGGAAATTACTGGTAAGTGTGCGTCTGGCTGCACAGTGTACAGATGCAAGAGTAAATGTAGTTGTACAGGATCTGTATGCAAAGTTTCCTACTGTAGAAGCTCTTGCAAATGCAGATGTTGCAGATATCGAAGCAATCGTACGTCCCTGTGGTCTGGGTAAGAGTAAAGCAAGAGATATCAGTGCCTGCATGAAAATCCTCCACGAACAGTATCATGACAATGTTCCCGGGGATTTTGATGCTCTGCTGAAGCTTCCCGGAGTTGGAAGAAAGAGTGCCAATCTGATTATGGGAGATGTATTCGGCAAACCGGCGATCGTGACAGATACCCATTGCATCCGTCTCTCCAACCGCATCGGTCTGGTCGATAATATGAAAGAACCTAAGAAAGTAGAAATGGCTTTATGGAAGATCATTCCGCCCGAAGAAGGCAATGATCTCTGTCACCGCCTGGTCAATCATGGCCGCGATGTCTGTACAGCACGCACTAAACCTTACTGTGACAGGTGCTGTCTGAATGATATCTGTGAAAAAAATGGTGTAGACAGCCAGGAATAA
- a CDS encoding MBL fold metallo-hydrolase: MKVRMYNVGFGDCFCLRDRKKSLLVDFGTNNSRIEGRPRREIFDVIISDLSTIKSKNLLLTHFHMDHLSGLLYMMKKKDISVDFGKIYLPDVFSKKEMSRTLVLLLLADLLKESGLPSRQVSLFALVDALLENKQNVELLSRGKLFENKYQALWPDTDVIRKETDEVYNRICEDGKFKEVMDVLLEFAEKLRLIVWSMTAEGNKPAETVEKETDLTASELTEQPEVRQKIIRAYVYEREFRRIKALPDFKKLLAWLNENQINLRQFKHKISIVFQNARDGELNLLFTGDAQPEHLKMIAENYDGKLPLYEHYWCIKVPHHGTQGHYFDFSQYEPENMLISNGIHFANSKKESKELRTSPLYGGLFYIPDTHMYCSNCDCCDSYENGCSCKEADVISPAYYKDI; encoded by the coding sequence ATGAAGGTACGAATGTATAATGTAGGTTTCGGAGACTGCTTCTGTCTCCGGGACAGAAAGAAGAGTCTGCTGGTAGATTTCGGAACAAATAACAGCAGGATAGAGGGGCGCCCCAGAAGAGAAATATTTGATGTGATCATCTCAGATCTGTCTACGATCAAGAGTAAAAATCTGCTCCTGACACATTTTCATATGGATCATCTGTCAGGGCTTCTTTATATGATGAAGAAAAAAGATATTTCTGTTGACTTTGGGAAAATTTATCTTCCCGATGTTTTTTCAAAAAAAGAAATGAGCAGAACACTGGTGCTGCTGCTTCTGGCAGATTTGTTAAAAGAATCCGGATTGCCAAGCCGTCAGGTCAGCCTGTTTGCACTGGTGGATGCACTTCTGGAGAATAAACAGAACGTGGAACTGTTAAGCAGGGGAAAACTGTTTGAAAACAAATATCAGGCACTCTGGCCGGATACAGATGTAATCCGGAAGGAGACGGACGAAGTCTATAACAGAATCTGTGAAGACGGGAAATTTAAAGAAGTAATGGATGTCCTGCTTGAATTTGCAGAGAAACTGAGACTGATCGTATGGTCTATGACTGCTGAAGGCAATAAACCGGCGGAAACTGTGGAAAAAGAAACAGATTTAACAGCATCTGAGCTGACAGAACAGCCGGAGGTTCGTCAGAAAATTATCCGGGCATATGTGTATGAGCGTGAATTTCGCAGAATCAAAGCACTTCCTGATTTTAAGAAACTGCTGGCATGGCTGAATGAGAATCAGATAAATCTGCGGCAGTTCAAGCATAAGATCAGTATTGTGTTCCAGAATGCCAGAGACGGAGAATTAAATCTTTTGTTTACCGGGGATGCACAGCCTGAGCATCTGAAAATGATCGCAGAGAATTATGATGGAAAATTGCCATTATACGAACATTACTGGTGTATCAAGGTGCCCCATCATGGAACACAGGGACATTATTTTGATTTCTCTCAGTATGAACCTGAAAATATGCTAATCTCTAATGGAATCCATTTTGCCAACAGCAAGAAAGAGTCAAAAGAACTCCGTACCTCACCGCTTTATGGAGGATTGTTCTATATTCCGGATACCCATATGTACTGTTCAAACTGTGACTGCTGTGACAGTTACGAGAACGGATGCTCCTGCAAGGAGGCGGATGTTATATCTCCAGCTTATTACAAGGATATATAA
- a CDS encoding glycogen/starch/alpha-glucan phosphorylase, which translates to METLEKLIYDLYKKNARQCTDEEIYNALLIYTKNQLFERGYQDGKKKIYYISAEFLIGKLLSNNLINLGIYDDVAKFLKENGKEIAAIEEVEPEPSLGNGGLGRLAACFLDSIATLGLPGEGIGLNYHLGLFKQLFENRLQKETPNPWIEKHSWLTPAGVSYTVPFRGFSLKSSLYDIDVAGYNNKSIHLHLFDIDLADESMVHDGISFNKKDILHNLTLFLYPDDSDDDGRKLRIFQQYFMVSNAAQFILDEATKKGCNLHDLADYAVIQINDTHPSMIIPELIRLLTERGIAFDEAAEIVSKVCAYTNHTILAEALEKWPMDYLLDVVPHLVPIIEKLDEKIKAKYPQENVAIIDKNNLVHMAHMDIHYGFSINGVAALHTEILKTSELKAFYDIYPEKFNNKTNGITFRRWLMHCNHPLTDYITSLIGDEFKTNATALENLLKYKDDEAVLNKLLEIKTEAKKTCKEFILSNTGVEINENSIYDIQIKRLHEYKRQQLNALYIISKYLEIKGGKKPSQPVTFIFGAKAAPAYVIAKDIIHLLLTLQDLIKDDPEVAPYMKLVMVENYNVSAAEKLFPACDISEQISLASKEASGTGNMKFMLNGAVTLGTMDGANVEISELVGKDNIYIFGESSEKVIEHYEKADYCSRDIYENDKRIKECVDFIVSEKMLALGHKENLERLHHELVSKDWFMTLLDFNDYVEKKDQALADYADRKTWAKKMLVNIAKAGFFSSDRTIEQYNNDIWHLTPAK; encoded by the coding sequence ATGGAAACTTTAGAAAAACTCATCTACGACCTGTATAAGAAAAACGCACGTCAGTGCACAGACGAAGAAATCTACAATGCATTATTAATCTATACAAAGAACCAGCTCTTCGAAAGAGGCTATCAGGACGGAAAGAAGAAGATTTATTATATTTCCGCTGAATTCCTGATCGGTAAATTATTATCCAACAACCTGATCAACCTTGGAATCTACGATGATGTTGCTAAATTCTTAAAAGAAAACGGCAAAGAAATCGCTGCTATCGAAGAAGTTGAACCGGAACCATCTCTTGGTAACGGCGGTCTTGGACGTCTGGCAGCATGCTTCCTGGATTCTATCGCAACTCTGGGACTTCCGGGCGAAGGTATTGGTCTGAACTATCACCTCGGACTGTTCAAACAGCTCTTTGAGAACAGACTTCAGAAAGAAACTCCGAACCCATGGATTGAAAAACACAGCTGGCTCACACCTGCAGGTGTTTCCTATACTGTACCGTTCCGCGGATTCTCACTGAAATCTTCCCTGTACGATATCGACGTTGCAGGCTACAATAACAAATCCATTCATCTGCACTTATTTGACATCGATCTGGCAGACGAATCTATGGTTCACGATGGAATTTCCTTTAACAAAAAGGACATCCTTCACAACCTGACACTGTTCCTGTATCCGGATGACAGCGATGATGACGGACGTAAACTCCGTATCTTCCAGCAGTACTTCATGGTATCCAATGCTGCACAGTTCATTCTTGACGAGGCAACAAAGAAAGGCTGCAACCTGCATGACCTTGCAGACTACGCAGTGATCCAGATCAACGATACTCACCCAAGTATGATCATTCCTGAACTGATCCGTCTCCTGACAGAACGTGGAATCGCCTTTGATGAAGCTGCTGAAATCGTATCCAAAGTATGTGCTTACACAAACCATACCATCCTTGCAGAGGCTCTGGAAAAATGGCCAATGGACTACCTTCTTGATGTAGTTCCTCACCTTGTACCAATCATCGAAAAGCTGGATGAAAAGATCAAAGCAAAATATCCTCAGGAAAATGTAGCCATCATCGACAAGAACAACCTGGTTCACATGGCACATATGGATATCCACTATGGATTCTCCATCAACGGTGTTGCTGCCCTGCATACAGAAATCCTGAAAACAAGCGAGCTGAAAGCTTTCTATGATATTTATCCGGAGAAATTCAACAACAAAACTAACGGTATCACATTCCGCCGCTGGTTAATGCACTGCAATCATCCGCTGACAGACTATATTACCTCTCTGATCGGTGATGAGTTTAAAACAAATGCAACTGCTCTGGAAAATCTCCTGAAATATAAGGATGATGAGGCAGTTCTGAACAAGCTTCTTGAGATCAAAACAGAAGCTAAGAAAACCTGTAAAGAATTTATCCTCTCTAACACAGGTGTTGAAATTAATGAGAACAGCATCTATGATATCCAGATCAAACGTCTCCATGAGTACAAACGCCAGCAGTTAAATGCTCTGTACATCATCAGCAAATATCTGGAGATTAAGGGTGGCAAAAAACCATCTCAGCCTGTAACCTTTATCTTCGGTGCAAAAGCAGCTCCTGCTTATGTGATCGCAAAGGATATCATTCATCTTCTGCTCACACTTCAGGATCTTATCAAAGATGATCCGGAAGTTGCACCATACATGAAGCTTGTTATGGTTGAGAACTATAATGTATCTGCAGCTGAGAAATTATTCCCTGCATGCGATATTTCCGAGCAGATCTCCCTGGCTTCCAAAGAGGCAAGTGGTACAGGTAACATGAAGTTCATGCTGAACGGTGCTGTTACTCTGGGAACTATGGATGGCGCTAACGTTGAAATCAGCGAACTGGTTGGCAAAGATAACATCTATATCTTCGGTGAATCCAGTGAGAAAGTTATCGAACATTATGAGAAAGCAGACTACTGCTCCAGAGATATTTATGAAAATGACAAACGCATCAAAGAATGTGTTGACTTCATCGTAAGCGAAAAGATGCTGGCACTTGGCCACAAAGAAAATCTGGAAAGACTGCACCACGAACTGGTAAGCAAAGACTGGTTTATGACACTGCTTGACTTCAACGATTATGTTGAGAAAAAAGATCAGGCACTGGCTGATTACGCAGACAGAAAAACATGGGCAAAGAAGATGCTGGTTAATATTGCAAAAGCCGGATTCTTCTCTTCTGACAGAACTATCGAGCAGTACAACAACGATATCTGGCACCTGACACCGGCAAAATAA
- a CDS encoding AraC family transcriptional regulator — translation MPVTPTIEVDDTLKERSSHGSFELPIETYTDNCEIFHSLYNHWHDEMELIYIESGSGLVRLNKEILRVKAGDLIIVNRGVLHGIKTDLKNILYFRSIVFDLNFLSGPAGDLCQERVISLLMDNQAEFTHIISRSDDNYGNICLLFDRIHSCHKEKKPYYFVKLKALFFSFFYEMLMGNYITPADKDENKSLASIKKILDYINLNYSQPLTAAELTALSNYSEYYFMKLFKQYTGKTLIAYINDLRIEKAKPMLLHSDSSVTEIALEVGFNNTSYFIKKFQQATGMSPHKFRRNLS, via the coding sequence ATGCCAGTTACTCCCACAATCGAAGTAGATGATACCCTGAAAGAACGAAGCTCTCACGGCTCCTTTGAACTTCCCATAGAAACTTATACAGACAACTGCGAAATCTTCCATTCCCTCTACAACCACTGGCATGACGAAATGGAACTGATCTATATTGAATCCGGCAGCGGGCTGGTCCGTCTGAACAAAGAGATCCTCCGCGTCAAGGCCGGTGACCTGATCATTGTGAACCGTGGAGTTCTCCATGGCATAAAAACAGATCTGAAGAATATCCTTTATTTCCGTAGTATTGTTTTTGACCTGAACTTCCTGTCAGGCCCGGCAGGAGATTTATGTCAGGAACGTGTCATTTCCCTGTTGATGGATAATCAGGCGGAATTTACCCATATTATTTCCAGATCTGATGACAATTATGGGAATATCTGCCTGCTTTTTGACAGGATCCATTCCTGCCATAAAGAAAAAAAGCCATATTATTTCGTAAAATTAAAGGCTCTGTTCTTCAGCTTTTTCTACGAAATGCTCATGGGAAATTACATCACTCCCGCAGATAAGGATGAGAACAAAAGTCTTGCTTCTATTAAAAAGATCCTGGACTACATTAACCTCAATTATTCACAGCCGCTGACCGCAGCAGAGCTCACTGCTCTCTCTAATTACAGCGAATACTACTTTATGAAACTGTTCAAGCAATATACCGGTAAGACTCTGATTGCCTATATCAATGACCTGCGCATTGAGAAAGCCAAGCCTATGCTTCTGCACTCCGACTCCTCTGTCACAGAGATCGCACTGGAAGTAGGCTTCAACAACACCAGCTATTTCATCAAAAAGTTCCAGCAGGCAACCGGAATGTCTCCTCACAAATTTCGCAGAAACCTGTCATAA
- a CDS encoding ATP-binding protein, with translation MKKNFKLIPLFLFLFVFQLLYFLSTIYTEKIDHMFLILAVFMVLICILLYCVLSDVLKKSNAEMELAFLQKQKQLKQEQDYSLQIRRQDTRDFQVKTVQGLQDFQIFLEQGEYEQADTAIRNLNQTFQKKRFHPYCQNNLLQAILEEKRLRAEQEHIQISYEILLPEKISINTTDLSSIFFNLLDNAIEACSASGNPDPEIRLSANISNGFLTVYMHNTKNPMQTFTHKTTKSEPGAHGYGLSIIEDICQKYNGSYQWIDHNNTFDSIVLLQIKNL, from the coding sequence ATGAAAAAGAACTTTAAATTGATTCCTTTATTCCTCTTCCTCTTTGTATTCCAGCTGCTATATTTTCTGTCTACAATTTATACAGAAAAAATTGATCATATGTTTCTGATCCTGGCAGTATTTATGGTCCTTATCTGTATCCTTTTATACTGCGTTCTTTCTGATGTGTTAAAGAAATCCAATGCTGAAATGGAACTGGCTTTTCTTCAAAAACAGAAACAGTTAAAACAGGAACAGGATTACAGTCTTCAGATCCGCAGACAGGATACTCGGGATTTTCAGGTCAAAACTGTACAGGGACTTCAGGATTTCCAGATATTTCTGGAACAGGGAGAATATGAGCAGGCTGATACTGCGATCAGAAATCTGAATCAGACTTTTCAGAAAAAGCGTTTTCATCCTTACTGTCAGAATAACCTGTTACAGGCAATCCTGGAAGAGAAACGGCTTCGTGCAGAACAGGAACATATCCAGATATCCTACGAGATCCTTTTACCGGAAAAGATTTCCATTAATACGACTGACCTGAGCAGTATATTTTTTAATCTTCTGGACAACGCTATCGAAGCTTGTAGCGCTTCCGGCAATCCTGATCCTGAAATCCGGCTGTCTGCAAACATTTCCAACGGATTTCTGACTGTGTATATGCACAATACCAAGAACCCGATGCAGACTTTTACACATAAGACTACGAAATCAGAACCGGGGGCTCATGGATATGGGCTTTCTATTATTGAAGATATCTGCCAGAAGTATAATGGCTCCTATCAGTGGATCGACCATAATAATACTTTTGATTCCATTGTCTTACTACAGATAAAAAATCTCTGA
- a CDS encoding LytR/AlgR family response regulator transcription factor: MIIGNTVHFIHLAYPTDIVTDIRNYNHFNPKELNPILKLAICEDNPSHYEIIHTILQKYPPGAFEITHFTSGDEFLLAAAENGCPYSIVLTDIDLGSDTVNGISLAEKINHISPDTQIIFISQYLQYATAVYETEHAYFIHKQQMEKYLPLALRAACQKLQKLHTRYLYFSGNSRNYQVLCSDILYLERNLRQTTIYTRTGTYTTKERLTALTERMKPDFYLCHNSFAVNLHAVRTYSHKGIILSDNTEIPVSRSYYQQFKDAFAFMMLAGHREVQ; this comes from the coding sequence ATGATTATTGGAAATACAGTTCATTTTATCCATCTGGCATATCCGACAGATATTGTCACTGACATAAGAAACTACAACCACTTTAATCCAAAGGAGCTTAATCCAATTTTGAAACTTGCAATCTGCGAAGACAACCCTTCACATTATGAAATAATACATACTATTCTGCAAAAGTATCCTCCGGGAGCTTTTGAAATAACGCATTTCACATCCGGTGATGAATTTCTCCTGGCTGCTGCTGAAAATGGATGCCCTTATTCCATTGTACTGACAGATATTGATCTTGGTTCTGACACTGTAAATGGCATCTCACTTGCAGAAAAGATCAACCATATCAGCCCGGACACTCAGATTATTTTTATCAGCCAGTATCTGCAATATGCTACCGCAGTATATGAGACAGAACATGCCTACTTTATCCATAAACAACAGATGGAAAAATATCTCCCTCTGGCTCTAAGAGCAGCGTGCCAGAAGCTTCAGAAATTGCATACACGATATCTGTATTTCTCCGGAAATTCACGCAATTATCAGGTGCTCTGCTCCGATATTCTTTATCTGGAACGAAATCTGAGGCAGACCACGATCTATACCAGAACAGGAACATATACAACAAAAGAAAGACTGACAGCTCTTACAGAAAGAATGAAACCAGATTTCTATCTCTGCCATAACAGCTTTGCCGTTAATCTTCATGCTGTACGTACTTACAGTCATAAGGGCATTATACTTTCTGATAATACAGAGATCCCTGTCAGCAGATCTTATTACCAGCAGTTTAAGGACGCGTTTGCTTTCATGATGCTTGCCGGTCACAGGGAGGTGCAGTAA
- a CDS encoding AAA family ATPase, translating into MGRFVNSGNSAFQVALNSEIYVDKTGLLAYTNKVMDTTAKFICNSRPRRFGKSITADMLTAYYCKGCSSEEMFSSLEIGQAPDFTKYLNRYDVIHLDIQWCMEPAGGPENVVSYITEKTILELRNYYPEILPDSISSLPEALSCINTATGQKFVVIIDEWDVLIRDASTDLVVQEEYINFLRGMFKGSEPTKYIQLAYLTGILPIKKIKTQSALNNFAEFTMTDARIFSRYIGFTEEEVRMLCEKYHRDFSKTKHWYDGYLLEQYQVYNPKAVVELMIWNKFQSYWSDTGTYEAIVPLINMDFDGLKTAIIEMLSGNSVEIDPTTFQNDMVNFTCRDDILTCLIHLGYLGYDQDTHSAFVPNEEIRQELAKAVKRKKWNEFLTFQQESSELLDATLDMDTDTVARSIEKIHNEYASAIQYNNENSLSSILSIGYLSTMRYYFKPIREFPAGRGFADFVYLPKPEYSRDYPALVVELKWNQNAQTAIRQIKNRQYPEAVANYTDNILLVGISYDKKQKTHNCVIEKYSEK; encoded by the coding sequence ATGGGACGATTTGTAAATTCCGGAAACAGTGCTTTTCAGGTTGCGCTGAATTCAGAAATCTATGTAGATAAAACCGGTTTGCTGGCATATACAAATAAAGTTATGGATACCACCGCGAAATTCATATGCAACAGTCGCCCCCGTAGGTTCGGGAAATCCATCACTGCCGATATGCTCACCGCATATTACTGTAAAGGCTGTAGTTCCGAAGAAATGTTCTCATCTCTGGAAATCGGTCAGGCACCTGATTTCACGAAATACCTGAATCGATATGATGTAATCCATCTGGATATCCAATGGTGTATGGAACCAGCCGGCGGTCCGGAGAATGTAGTTTCCTACATCACTGAAAAAACGATTCTGGAATTAAGAAATTATTACCCTGAAATTCTGCCTGACTCCATAAGCTCTCTGCCTGAGGCTCTGTCCTGCATTAACACTGCCACTGGTCAAAAGTTCGTAGTAATTATTGATGAATGGGATGTTTTAATCCGAGATGCCTCTACCGACCTGGTAGTCCAAGAGGAATACATCAACTTTCTCCGCGGTATGTTCAAAGGTTCTGAACCTACCAAATATATTCAACTGGCTTACCTCACCGGGATTCTTCCAATCAAAAAAATCAAAACACAGTCAGCTCTGAACAATTTTGCGGAGTTTACAATGACTGACGCCAGGATCTTTTCCAGATATATTGGCTTTACGGAGGAAGAAGTACGAATGCTCTGCGAAAAATACCACCGGGATTTCTCCAAAACCAAGCACTGGTATGACGGTTATCTGCTGGAGCAATATCAGGTATACAATCCTAAAGCAGTAGTAGAATTAATGATCTGGAATAAATTCCAAAGCTACTGGTCGGATACCGGAACCTACGAAGCAATTGTGCCTCTGATCAATATGGATTTTGACGGACTCAAAACTGCCATTATAGAAATGTTGTCCGGTAATTCCGTAGAAATCGATCCTACGACTTTCCAGAATGATATGGTGAACTTTACCTGCAGAGATGATATTCTTACCTGCCTGATCCATCTGGGATATCTGGGTTATGATCAGGACACTCATTCTGCATTTGTTCCAAACGAAGAAATCCGTCAGGAACTTGCCAAAGCTGTTAAACGAAAGAAATGGAATGAATTTCTGACATTCCAGCAGGAATCCTCAGAGTTGCTGGATGCCACTCTGGACATGGACACAGACACTGTGGCCAGATCCATTGAAAAAATACACAATGAATACGCTTCAGCTATTCAGTACAACAACGAAAACTCCCTCAGCAGCATTCTGTCCATCGGTTATCTCAGCACTATGCGGTATTATTTTAAACCTATACGTGAATTTCCTGCAGGCAGAGGTTTTGCAGATTTTGTCTACCTTCCAAAGCCAGAATATTCCAGAGATTACCCTGCACTTGTTGTTGAGTTAAAATGGAATCAAAATGCCCAAACCGCAATCCGGCAGATAAAAAACAGGCAGTACCCTGAGGCTGTTGCAAATTATACTGACAATATTTTACTTGTTGGAATTTCTTATGATAAGAAGCAAAAAACACATAATTGTGTAATCGAAAAATACTCTGAGAAATAA